A single genomic interval of Spinacia oleracea cultivar Varoflay chromosome 6, BTI_SOV_V1, whole genome shotgun sequence harbors:
- the LOC130464356 gene encoding uncharacterized protein encodes MVQPSDGALPQHFTSMKPGHYKVQVDFVYDGHVDDILPVPTGDGFTNLGGALGSFVQWPIHLVIFEDGEDCTSPPKKKSKSNVSKERDGSSKKKTTVLAAQKKTTDLPSKVNPLKLIRT; translated from the exons ATGGTACAACCCTCAGATGGTGCATTGCCCCAACATTTTACATCGATGAAGCCTGGTCACTATAAAGTCCAAGTTGATTTTGTTTACGACGGACATGTTGATGATATTCTTCCGGTACCTACGGGAGATGGTTTCACTAACTTAGGCGGTGCTCTGGGTAGTTTTGTGCAATGGCCCATACACTTAGTGATTTTCGAAGACGGCGag gATTGTACTTCACCTCCTAAAAAGAAGTCCAAGTCTAATGTTTCTAAAGAGAGGGATGGTAGCTCCAAGAAAAAGACAACGGTGTTAGCGGCCCAAAAGAAGACAACAGACTTACCATCCAAGGTAAAccctctaaaactcattcgaacctaa